ATAGAGCAGAACCTATCCACATTCAGTGCTCACCTAACCAGGTTGATCGACATGCTCCAAAAAGCCAATGAAAGGAGCCTGTTTTTGCTAGATGAGCTGGGAGCTGGAACTGACCCTCAAGAGGGAGCGGCTTTAGGTATAGCGATTCTTGAAAGGTTTAGATCCATTGGAAGTTTGGTTATAGCAACCACCCACCATAATTCGATAAAGAGGTATGCCCTGTCCACCAAGGGAGTAGAGACAGCGAGCATGGAATTTGATTCGGAAACCTTGAAACCTACGTTTCGGCTTCTTATGGGTATGCCTGGTAAGAGCAATGCCCTGACCATAGCGAGACATTTGGGCATGCCGGAGGAAATACTATCTAAGGCTGAAGAAGTTCTCCTTGAATCCTATTACGGGGAAGAAAGACTTGTGGACGAGCTGCACGACAAGCATATGGAGCTAGACCAGCTCAAAAAACAGCTGGAATCTAAAGAGGCAGACCTTAAGAGGTTAAAGGACGAATTGGAGAGGGAAAAAAGAAACTTGGCACTAGAGAAGGGAAGGATAGTTTCCGAGGCGGAGCGTAAGGCGTTAGAGATGATTGAGGAAGCCCAAAGGTTGTACCATGAAATGGTCAAAAAAATAGGATTTTTCAACGCCAGAAATATGCATAAATCCACTGAAAAGGACAGACAACGCATGTTGAAAATGAAAAAGGAGCTTCTTGAGCGACAAGATGTCCACGATGAGAAGATGGAAGCAGAAGAAATTTCTCCGGGGGATCTTGTTGAGATAATAGGTCAATCCACTAAAGGAACTGTGGAGGCCATAGAGGAGGGAAAGGCTGTGCTCTTATGTGGCCCCATTAAAGTAGAGGTACAGTTGAACAAGCTAAAGCTAGTGAAGAAAAAAGAGGAAGTCGAAAGGACTGCTGTTCAAGGACCAATTGTAAAAGGAGACTTTAAGAAGGTTTCAGTCCCCCCTTCAATAATGATCAGGGGGATGACAGTTGACGAGGCGATACCAGAAGTTGAGCTTTACCTAGATAGGGCTTTCAGAGCAGGTTACGGAGAGGTCACCATAATTCATGGACGGGGAGAAGGCATACTCAGGAGGGAAGTCCATGCCCTATGTAAGAGGCTTCCGTACGTCACAAACTTCAGGTTGGGAGAACCTTCGGAGGGGGGCATCGGAGTCACTATAGTGAGTTTTAGGTAATAAGTAATTTCCGTGGTGGTTCTTTGGGGCTTCCAAAATCCATTGAATTTAACTTCCTTGCGTGGTAATATTGCTCCTGTCTCGCGTGCCCGTAGCTCAGCTGGATAGAGCGTTGGCCTCCGGAGCCAAAGGTCTCGGGTTCGAATCCCGACGGGCACGCCATTCCCATCATTTTCTCCATACTGCACATGTTAGAACTTCTCAAAATCAGCCCTTGGTCTTGCTGTACTTTTATTCAATGTGTTTGTATTTTGTTATTTTTATTGATAATATACCATATTATATTATAATGCTGTAAACCTATTGGAGGGCAGCCATGGTGATTTATAAAATTAAAAATAGCACCAGATGCTGGGACGGAGAGTCGATAGGTATATTGATTCTGGATGCTCATTATCCGTGTATTCCTGGGAACGTGGGCAACGCGACCACATTTGATTTTCCTGTGAGGTACAAAAAGGTAAACGGTGCCTCCATAGACAGGCTTCTGAACCAAAGAGATCCTTCCTTGGTTAAGCCTTTTGTAGAGGCCGCACTTGAGCTTGAAAGTGAGGGCGTAAGGGCTGTTACCGGAGCTTGTGGATTCATGGCTCTTTTTCAGGAAGAAGTTGCGGCCGCCTTAAGGATACCCGTTTTTCTATCCAGTTTGCTCCAGGTTCCTTTTATCAGAAGGATTTTAAATCCTTCACTGAGGATTGGCATAATAACGGCAAACGCTAGTTGCCTGACGGAGAAACACTTTCGTTCTGTGGGCGTAGATACTTGCGAGGACATAGTAATAAGAGGTATGGAAGAAATGGAAGAATTCAGGACAGCCATTTTGGAGGAAAAGGGTACTCTGGATTCAGAAAAAATGGAGCAGGAGGTAGTGGAGGTATCCAAAAACTTAGTGGAGGAACATCCAGAGGTGGGAGCTATACTACTAGAGTGTAGCGATTTGCCCCCGTATGCAAAGGCAGTTCAGGAAGCCACTGGAAGGCCAGTTTTCGACTTTATAACCATGATCCGGTTTGTGCACACAGCGGTTGTACAGCAAAGTTATGAAGGATTTATGTAATATGTCGTGAATTAATTTATGAACCGCTTCCAGAGTAATATCTCTCTGATATTTCTCAGAAAGAAGAGAACCTGTTCAAGGAGTACGAAAAAGTGAATATATCGCTTGACGGGGGGAGGTTTTTCCTGTATAGTTCTCCCCATGGTCAGCCGGCGACCAATTTTCGCTTTTTAAAGCTTTAGGAGGAAATATTTTGACAATGAATGGAACAGTTAAGTGGTTTAACGAGTCTAAGGGTTATGGGTTCATCACGTCCGACGAAGGAACTGATGTGTTTGTACACTTTTCCGCTATAGAGGGAGAAGGATTCAAGACCTTGGCAGAGGGCCAGCAGGTATCCTTTGATATCACTCAGGGCAACAAAGGCCCCCAAGCGTCCAACGTCGTAAAACTATAAGAAAAAAAGAAAAACTTTTTCGCGATATATTTAACGATATATTTGACACGAAGAACCGAACAAAGAAATGGCGCCTAAAGGCGCCATTTCTTTTGTGTCAATTTTTGCTCTTATTCCACTTCAGGAACTGTTAAACCTATCTCCTTGTAGTATTTTGCGGCGCCGGGATGAACTGGTACGGATATACCTTCAAGGGCGGTATCAAGGGTTACCATTTTGGCTTTTGCGTGTACTTTGTACAGATCCTCCACGTTTTCCCAGAAAGCCTTGGTGATCTTGTAAACTACATCCTCACTGAGGTCGGCATCGCATACCCACATGGCCTGGACTGCCACGGTGGTGGTGTCTTTATCCACGCCCTTGTATGTGCCTGCGGGGATGACGTTCCTTACGAAGAAAGGATATTCGGCATGGAGCTTTTCTATGGTCTCCTCATCAAAGGAAACCAAGGTGATGTCGTGCATGGTTGCAAGGTCCATTATTGCGGATGTGGGGAATCCGGCTACGACGAAACCTACGTCTATCTGGCCGTCTTTCATGCGCTGGGCAGTATTGTTAAAGTCCAAGAAATCGGTTTTCATATCGGAGAACTTAAAGCCGAGGGTCCTAAATATTAGCTGAACATCAGCCATGACACCGGAGCCTGGGGCACCGACAGAAACTCTCTTGCCGGGAAGGTCTTTTATGGTCTTTACTCCCGAATCCTTGAGGGCTACCACTTGTATGGTCTCAGGATAGAGAGTTGCTATGGCGCGTACGTTTTTGAAAGGTTTGTCGAACATCATTTTTCCGTGGTAGGCGAAATATGCTACATCGTTCTGAACCAAGGCCATCTCGATCTGGTGGGTTCCTATCAAGTTCAAGTTTGCCACCGAAGCGTTTCCTGTCTCTGCAGTCATTTGGACGTCAGAAAGGTTCCTGCTTACTATATCGGCTATTCCACCACCGACGGGGTAATAAGTACCACCTGTGCCGCCCGTTGCGAGGGACACGAATGTCTTGGCGTAAGCCCCACATGCCATAGCCATTACGAGGACCAATGCTAGTGCCACAACCTTTTTCATCATCAAGTCGCCTCCTTTGATATTTTAGTTCTAAAACTCCTCTTCTTTTGCTGTATTACTCTCTTTTACCTCCCCCCCTCACGTTGTCCATCAAGCTTGTCAATCTACCTGACTGTCAGTTTAAGTATAATTTTATGCAACACATGTTTCAAGCCCCATTTGGGTTCATGGCTTTCCAGTTTCTACGTGCAAAAGGATGCACCAAGGTCATAAGTTGTGTAAAATAGGTGAAGAATAAGTTCCCGGGGGGCTACGAAATGGATTGGAAAACACTAATAGGATTTAGCGAACCGTCGAAAGAATATGGGCTGGAGAATAGAGAAGAAGGAACAGGAGAAGGTTGCAGTAATCCTGAAATGGATTATGTTAAGCTCAGCGTGAAAATAGATCTCAAACAAAAGAGCCAGGTGGGAAGAGCTGCTCTTTTGCTTGCCCTTACCACCGACGCAGAAGAAGAACAGAACGTAAAAAAGCAGATAGTTGCAACCGGGTGGAGAGCCGTTGCCACAGAGGTAGGTGGTTTGGCGGGAGAATTGCCTCAGAAGATAACCAGAGCATTGGTGGGTGCCGCACTCAACGCTGGTGTCGTGGAGAAAAAATGCAACGAGATGCACGCACTGATGCATGCTGCAGTCGAGGCATTGAATGGATTCATAAGCATGAGCATGTTAGAGGCCAGCATAGGAGCGAAGATAGGCATCGTCAGAAACGATCAGTGGATAGCTGTTGCAGTGTTGGGAGATATGGCCTATCATGCAGTTGCTCACCACGAACGATGTGGGTTGGGGGTAATGCATTTGTGAGTCAGCCTCTTGTGCTTTGTGTTTAGGTGTGATACATTCACTACTTGTGGTGTAAAGTATGTGTTGGTGGAGGTGTTTTTGTTGAAAAAGGATATTCATCCAGAATACGGTCCCTGTCAGGTGGCTTGTGCTTGCGGTAACAGGTTTGAGACGAGGTCTACATTGAAGGAAATAAAGGTTGCTGTTTGCTCCTCGTGCCATCCTTTCTACACCGGCAAGAGGGGTGCGGTGGTCATCGAGGCAGGAAGGGTCGAGAAGTTTCAGCGCAAATATGCTGGGACCCGTTTTGGGAAGCCTGCACAGGAAACTGAAGAGAAAGAGCAGGGCTAAAGAGGGAGCGAAGCTCCCTCTTTAGAACATAAGTGGTTATGAGTTTATCTGTAGAGCTTTTAGCTTTCACCCCTGAGCCAGATAAGGTTGTGGCTGCATCTGCGAGGCTTTGTTATAGTGATGTGTCAGCGTGCAGTCTTAAGGAAGGTATGGACGAGCGAAAGAGCGAGAAGCTTCTTGAGCATTTGCTTAAATCGGGGCACATGTCTCCCTTTGAGCATGTTGCCTTCACTTTTGCTATGGATGGCCTAAGTAGAGTGTGCACCCATCAACTTGTAAGGCACAGACTGGCCAGTTACTCTCAACAAAGCCAAAGATACGTGCTGATGGGAAATCCACAGGTGGTAGTACCCCCCTCGATAGCAGAAGATGCTGCCTTGAGGGAAAGGTATATGGAGATGGTCCAAAAAAGTTTCGACACGTACAAGTTGCTTGTGGAGAGTGGAGTTCCAAAGGAGGATGCGAGATATATATTGCCTCATTCATGGGAGACTCGTATAGTGGTTACCATGAACGCCAGAGAACTTCACCACTTTTTCGGTCTGAGGCTTTGTAAACGAGCTCAATGGGAGATCCGTGAGGTCGCCAGGCGGATGTTGGCCTTGGCCAGGGAGAAAGCACCAATGATATTTAATATGGCAGGCCCAGCATGTGTTGTTTCTGGAAAATGTAAGGAGGCAACCTCGTGTGGTAATCCTTATACAACTGTAGAGGAAGTACTGGCGGATGTCCTTGATTTTTAGCTATATAACAAGATTCATTTACTTCTTTCTTTTTTCCTTGAATGCGGAGCATGAGGTTCCTGTGGGAGGACAGGCAGTACTCGAAGGAGTCCTCATGAAGGGACCTGCAAGGTGGGGGCTTGCGGTCCGAACTCCAAAGGGTGATATTTGGACTAAAACTTGGGCCAACAGGCCTTGGACAAGCAAAGGTTTGTGGAAATTGCCCATTTTAAGGGGTTTGGCCGTAATGGCAGAGATGCTATGTACCGGTGCCAAAGCCCTTTCTCTTTCCGCGGAGGTAGCCCTTCCAGAGGATGAATCTATAGGTAAAGGAGGGTTCATCCTTTCTGTCGTCATAGCGGTCGTGGCAGTAATAGCATTTTTTGTGGTCTTGCCTCTTTTGATGTCCGATTGGGTAGTAAATTTTTTGGGTGCCTCTGAAGGGGCAGGAAGGGTTATCGAGGGAATTGCGAGAGGAGCCATTTTTGTTGGTTATGTGGCGTTTATTGGAATGTGGAAAGATATTAGGCGTGTGTTCGCTTATCACGGGGCAGAGCACAAGACCATAAATGCCTATGAAAATGGGAGTGAGCTCACACCTCTGAATGTAAGTTGTTTTTCCAGGATTCATCCGAGATGTGGGACCTCCTTTCTCTTGGTTGTAGTAATAGTTAGTGTAGTGGTTTTTTCAGCGATACCTACTGAAGGGCTCGCCATGAGGATTGGCTCTAGGGTTCTACTGCTTCCTTTTGTTATAGGCATATCCTATGAGATAATAAGATGGTGTGGAAGAAAGGGAACATTAGGCAGGATTTTTATGTCTCCCACCCTTTGGCTGCAGTATCTTACGACGAGGGAACCAGACTTGGAACAATTGGAGGTCGCCATAACGGCGCTGAAGGTAGCTCTGGGGAGCGAAGAAGAAAGCTATAACCAAGAACCGGACGGTGATGTTGATGGACCTGTCGAAAAAACTTAAAGAAGTTGAGGAAACCTACAAGGAAATAGAGAAAAAACTAGCTGATCCTCAGTACATATCTGATCCAAAGGAGTTGCAGAAGCTTGCCAAGAAGCACGCAACCCTTGAGGAGATAGTCCAAACTTACAGACAGTACAAAGAGGTGGTCGATAGAATATCTGAAGCCAGATCGCTGCTTCATGCAAGCGATAAGGAGCTGGCAGAAATGGCCCAAGAAGAGCTCCGTGAGTTGGAACCCGAAGAAGAGAGGTTGACTGAGAGGTTAAAGGTCTTGCTCTTGCCTAAGGACCCCAATGACGATAAGAGCGTAATAATGGAGATAAGAGCTGGTGCAGGTGGAGACGAGGCTGCTCTTTTTGCCGGAGACCTGTACAGGATGTACACTCGCTTTGCTGAGCGAAAGGGATGGAACACTGAAATAATGACCATGCACGAAACAGGTATAGGGGGCTACAAGGAAGTGGTCTTCAGGATAGATGGGGTTGGTGCTTACAGTCAGCTCAAGTACGAAAGCGGAGTCCACAGAGTACAAAGAGTGCCTGTTACTGAATCCAGCGGTCGTATACATACATCGACAGCCACCGTGGCTGTACTACCAGAGGCAGAGGACGTGGATGTTGAGATTCGAGAAGAGGATTTGAAGATAGACACCTACAGGGCAAGCGGAGCTGGAGGACAACATGTCAACATGACTGACTCTGCGGTGCGTATTACCCACCTTCCTACAGGTATAGTTGTTACGTGCCAAGACGAACGGTCCCAGATAAAAAACAGAGCAAAAGCTATGAAGCTTTTGAGAGCCAAGCTATTAGATAACGAAATTCAAAAACAAACAGCTGAATTGGCTGCGGAAAGAAAAGGGCAGATTGGCACTGGGGATCGTTCTGAGAGGATTCGAACATACAATTTTCCACAGAACAGGGTAACCGATCATAGGATAGGCTTGACCTTGTACAAGCTGGATCAGATGCTGGATGGAGACCTGGACGAGATGATTTCAGCCCTTATAATAGCGGATCAGTCGGAGAAACTTAAGGCCTTGGAGAGTTAGATAATGAATCTGGGCGAGGCGAGATCAAAGGCTTTGGATGTGCTCTCGTCAATAGGTGTATCAAACCCCTTTCTGGAAGCAGATTTCATTCTGGAGTGGGTTATGGGTAAGGGAAAAAGCTTTATTCATAGCCATCCTGAATACTTGCTCAATGATAGGGAGGAAGAAAAGCTTAAGGAAATTCTGGACAGGAGATCCAACAGGGAGCCTTGGCAGTATATAGCAGGAGAGGCGGAGTTTTGGGGACTGCCGTTTAAAGTAGGACCGGGCTGTCTAGTACCCAGACCTGATACAGAGGTGCTGGTTGAGGCTGCATTGGAAGTGATTGACGAAGGGGTTTTTATTGATTGGGGAACAGGCAGTGGCTGTATAACTGCTGCATTGCTTTCAGAGAGGCCTACATGCAGGGGAATCGCTGTGGATTCCTCCGCTAGGGCATTATGGTATGCCTGGCAAAACTTTAAGAATCTAGATGTTTTGGATAGGGTACTTATTTGGCATTCCAGCGGGGGATGGGACCTGCCTAAATCATGTGAGAAAGTCGATTTAATAGTGAGCAATCCCCCTTATATACCCACCAATGAGATACCGGGCTTGATGCCGGAAGTACGGCTTTACGAGCCGCTAGAAGCTTTGGATGGCGGAAGTGATGGGCTTAAATTTTACAGATTTTTGTTCTCTGTTGCCGAAAAAATTCTTGGCCGTGGAGGCTACCTTGCCCTGGAGGTTGGTTCTTCGCTACAATGCGACCGATTGTCACTCCTTGGTGGCAAGCTGTTTCAATTAGTCGATGTTAAGAAAGACCTATCAGGAATGGATAGAGTCATGGTCTTTAAAAGAAGGCAAACGTAAACCCCATTGAGAAAGAAGAACGTTGCAAAAGGAGGAATAGCAATGGAAAAGAGAGAATTGGTCATCATAGGAGCTGGACCGGCCGGGCTTACTGCCGCAATCTATGGAAGAAGATCTGGACTTGATGTGTTGGTTTTGGAGAAGGGCGTCCCAGGAGGCCAGATAAACCTAACAGATGAAATAGAAAACTGGACGGGTGTAATCCATGCTTCCGGTCCAGAGTTGGCTGAATCCTTCAGAAAGCACGCTGAGCATTTTGGTCCAGAGTTCAGGGAGGCCGAGGTTCAGAAAATAGAGATCAAGGATGGATCCAAGTTGGTTGTAACCGATAATGGCACGATCGAAGCCGAGGCGATAATAGTCGCTACAGGAGCTAAATTCAAAAAACTAGGCGTACCTGGAGAGGAAGAGTTCACTGGTCGAGGCGTAAGTTATTGTGCCGTGTGTGATGGAGCCTTCTTCGAGGAACAGGAAGTTGCGGTGATAGGAGGAGGCAACACGGCAGTAGAGGAAGCTTTATATTTGACCCAGTTTGCATCCAAGGTTTACATAATTCACCGTAGAGACAGCTTCAGGGCCGATAAAGTTGCGGTAGAAAGAGCTATGACCAACGATAAGATAGAGGTCATTTGGAATACCGTGGTGAAGGAGATCGCAGGGGATGACATGGTGACTCACCTTGTGCTGCATAACGTTAAAACTCAAGAGGATTCAAAGTTGCCGGTCGCAGGTGTATTCGTCTTTGTCGGAATGGAGCCTAATTCCAAGTTTTTGGGAGACATGGTCGATGCGGCTCCTGGCGGTTGGATAAAGACCAATGAGAAAATGGAGACTTCTGTTGAGGGCATATTTGCGGCTGGTGACGTAAGGGATAAATACCTGAGACAAGTGATAACAGCTGCAGGTGATGGAGCAACTGCAGCGATGGCTGCTTACGCTTACATCGCGGAACAGCTGCACCTGAGGCAGAAAGTCTTTGAGCCTGAGCACGCGTTCATATTCCTCTATTCCAGCATCGATGAAGCTCAAATGAGCTTGGTATCTCAACTGGAAGAATTGACCTCTCACGTTAAGGATCTGGCTCTGATTGACGGATATAAGAACGCCCGTATGGTTGAGAAATTAGGTGTAAAGAGTATGCCTGTTTTACTTGAGCTTTCAAAAGGAAATATTCTCAGATCAGAAAAGATAGAAAGCCTTGAGGACGCAAGAAAGTTCATAGGGATCAACTAAAAGGCTATTATGGAGGCAGGGAAGGTGTCTGGCCCTGCCTCCACATTCGAACACTGGAAGGGGGGATGGTGATGATAATAACCGTCACGCTTAACCCAGCAGTTGATGAAGAGTATGTTGTTCCAGAATTTAGACCAGGTGGTTGGTTTAGAGCTAGTGAGACCAATAGGTCTGCGGGAGGCAAGGGAGTAAATGTGTCGTTGATACTTTCCCAGTTAGGTTATTCCTCTGCGGCAATGGGGTTCCTTGCTGGTTTCAACGGTGAGTTTATAAGGGATGAACTAAGGAAAAAACGCATAACTACCAATTTTGTCCATGTGAGGGGCGAAACCCGCACTAATGTGTACATAGTGGACGAAATTGGCCATGTGGAGACAGGAATAACCGAAAGCGGACCATACATTCCTGAAGGAGCTCTAGCAAGGTTTCTGAATAACTACGATAGAATGTTGACAAGAGCGAAGTTTGTTTACATAGGAGGCTCACTACCACCAGGGGCTCCTCAAGATATATATAGGGAACTAGTGGTCCGGGCAAAAAACAAGGGCATCGTCACCCTAGTTGATGCAGCTGGGCCTTCCTTGATGGAGGCTTTGGAAGTTGGGCCAAGCATAGCCAAGATAGATCGACGCTTTATAAACCAAATGGCTGGAATATCCCTTACTTCTTTGGACAGCCTTATATCGCTGGTTTCCAAAGTGCATGAATATGGAGTTGAATGGGCCACCACATCTTATCGAGCTTATGGGGAAGTTTTTTTTACTCCTAAAGGAGTATACCTTGCCGAGTTCGGCAGAAAAGGCCTTGTGTCCATGTTTGGTGCAGGCGAAGCCCTGATGGCAGGATTGATTGTAGGTTTCATAGAGGGTATGGATGTAGAGGATGTTATTCGATTCTCCATGGCTTGCGCATGGGAAGATGCACTTCATATAGAAAAAGGGGTTTCTAGCAGGGAAAAAGTGGAAGATTTAATGAAGGAAGTGACGTTGGAAAAGATTTCATGATGTTCTCCAAAGGTGTATTTTCTGATAATAAAGAAAGAAAGTTTATGGTTTTCGTCTGTACAGGAAACACCTGTCGCAGTCCAATGGCCGAGGGAATAGCGAACTATCTCTTCCAGAAAGAGGGCCTTGCTGGGAGATGGTATGCCTTATCGGCTGGTACTGCAGTGTACGGGAGATATCCAGCTGCTTCCTGCGCTATAGAGGTAATGAGGGAGTTTGGGGTTGATATCTCAGCCCACAGGACGAAAAGCGTTAGGGAGTTGCCTTTGTTTGATGACGCCGTTTTCGTAGGTATGACTGGGGCTCATGTTCAGGCGGTCATAGCAGAAGGTGTGTGCCATAAAAGCAACGCTATAAGGTTGTTTGATCTGTACTTGAAATGTGGAGGGAGCAAGGAAAGCGCCTCTTCCATGTTCTTATGTGATAATGGGGACGTTCCTGATCCTGTCGGAAGCAGTTATAAAATCTATCTTGACACTGCAATGACCATAAGGAAATTACTCCTACCAGTAATTGAGACAATACGGCAATCCCACGGTAATCTACCTCTTTCCACCTTCGTATAAAGTGTTTCAATGAACAACTTGATGAATTAGAATTAGTAAAAGTGGTTTTCTATATTTCTTGGAGGTCATGATAATTTTGGGCAAATTGATTGGTAGGGCCGTTTTTGCATTGGCCGTTTTGATCTTGACAGGGTTTGTTTTGAGTGGCTCGTCTTTTGCTCATTCGGATGACGAGGATAAGTTGGGCGAGAAAGTAGCAAAGGAAGTTGAACAGCGTTGGGAGGTAGTGACTGACCCTTATAAGGTTGCCCTTGCGGAGATGGTCCTTGATAAATGTGCGCCCTTTGCGGAAAGAAAACTGAATTACAGGATAAAGGTGATAGAAGAAAAGTCCCCTAACGCCTTTGCCATTCCGGGAGGCAGGATTTACATCACCACAGGCATGCTGGATTTCGCCAGAAGCGACGATGAACTTGCTGCAGTCATTGCTCATGAGATCGTCCATTCGGACAAAAACCATATACTCCGCCAAGCGTCCAGGAACCAA
The DNA window shown above is from Thermovirga lienii DSM 17291 and carries:
- a CDS encoding MutS2 family protein (PFAM: MutS domain V; Smr domain~TIGRFAM: MutS2 family protein~COGs: COG1193 Mismatch repair ATPase (MutS family)~InterPro IPR005747: IPR000432: IPR002625: IPR007696~KEGG: aco:Amico_0714 MutS2 family protein~PFAM: Smr protein/MutS2; DNA mismatch repair protein MutS domain protein~SMART: DNA mismatch repair protein MutS domain protein; MutS III domain protein; Smr protein/MutS2~SPTR: MutS2 protein;~TIGRFAM: MutS2 family protein), with protein sequence MKTDAKTLQLVDIPKVLELIEKECRSPLGVLCLREQEPLPSIQHVEERQALFVSFCKYEDVCGRLPWEKDLNPLGRLFEDAKVSGLLSGVELVHIRNMVGLAIRIKDVVSDRKDAFAELYSLTRRIPDLSELFDDLHVLADDGRLYDRASELLGRLRSAHRDYAAKARKAAQNLVSNPSVSSMLQDKNVHYRKGRIVLLVRQENLHKFRGIVIDRSSSGNSLYMEPEGLIEINNRVSILEKEIEEEERRILRSLTRKVLMKQKLLERTEQVLGLLDLMYALREVARKDRWSLPLMKNSPMLKLKGARHPLLGKQCVPIDIFCGTSFKQLIITGPNTGGKTVALKTVAVSLYLGWCGFPVPCKEGTEIGDIDWMLADIGDEQSIEQNLSTFSAHLTRLIDMLQKANERSLFLLDELGAGTDPQEGAALGIAILERFRSIGSLVIATTHHNSIKRYALSTKGVETASMEFDSETLKPTFRLLMGMPGKSNALTIARHLGMPEEILSKAEEVLLESYYGEERLVDELHDKHMELDQLKKQLESKEADLKRLKDELEREKRNLALEKGRIVSEAERKALEMIEEAQRLYHEMVKKIGFFNARNMHKSTEKDRQRMLKMKKELLERQDVHDEKMEAEEISPGDLVEIIGQSTKGTVEAIEEGKAVLLCGPIKVEVQLNKLKLVKKKEEVERTAVQGPIVKGDFKKVSVPPSIMIRGMTVDEAIPEVELYLDRAFRAGYGEVTIIHGRGEGILRREVHALCKRLPYVTNFRLGEPSEGGIGVTIVSFR
- a CDS encoding hypothetical protein (PFAM: Asp/Glu/Hydantoin racemase~KEGG: ara:Arad_7064 hypothetical protein~SPTR: Putative uncharacterized protein) produces the protein MVIYKIKNSTRCWDGESIGILILDAHYPCIPGNVGNATTFDFPVRYKKVNGASIDRLLNQRDPSLVKPFVEAALELESEGVRAVTGACGFMALFQEEVAAALRIPVFLSSLLQVPFIRRILNPSLRIGIITANASCLTEKHFRSVGVDTCEDIVIRGMEEMEEFRTAILEEKGTLDSEKMEQEVVEVSKNLVEEHPEVGAILLECSDLPPYAKAVQEATGRPVFDFITMIRFVHTAVVQQSYEGFM
- a CDS encoding cold-shock DNA-binding domain protein (PFAM: 'Cold-shock' DNA-binding domain~COGs: COG1278 Cold shock protein~InterPro IPR012156: IPR019844: IPR002059: IPR011129~KEGG: aco:Amico_0349 cold-shock DNA-binding domain protein~PFAM: Cold-shock protein DNA-binding~SMART: Cold shock protein~SPTR: Cold-shock DNA-binding domain protein), which produces MTMNGTVKWFNESKGYGFITSDEGTDVFVHFSAIEGEGFKTLAEGQQVSFDITQGNKGPQASNVVKL
- a CDS encoding TRAP transporter solute receptor, TAXI family (PFAM: NMT1/THI5 like~TIGRFAM: TRAP transporter solute receptor, TAXI family~COGs: COG2358 TRAP-type uncharacterized transport system periplasmic component~InterPro IPR011852~KEGG: aco:Amico_0720 TRAP transporter solute receptor, TAXI family~SPTR: TRAP transporter solute receptor, TAXI family;~TIGRFAM: TRAP transporter solute receptor, TAXI family), translating into MKKVVALALVLVMAMACGAYAKTFVSLATGGTGGTYYPVGGGIADIVSRNLSDVQMTAETGNASVANLNLIGTHQIEMALVQNDVAYFAYHGKMMFDKPFKNVRAIATLYPETIQVVALKDSGVKTIKDLPGKRVSVGAPGSGVMADVQLIFRTLGFKFSDMKTDFLDFNNTAQRMKDGQIDVGFVVAGFPTSAIMDLATMHDITLVSFDEETIEKLHAEYPFFVRNVIPAGTYKGVDKDTTTVAVQAMWVCDADLSEDVVYKITKAFWENVEDLYKVHAKAKMVTLDTALEGISVPVHPGAAKYYKEIGLTVPEVE
- a CDS encoding HutP family protein (PFAM: HutP~InterPro IPR015111~KEGG: aco:Amico_0721 HutP family protein~PFAM: HutP family protein~SPTR: HutP family protein), translated to MDWKTLIGFSEPSKEYGLENREEGTGEGCSNPEMDYVKLSVKIDLKQKSQVGRAALLLALTTDAEEEQNVKKQIVATGWRAVATEVGGLAGELPQKITRALVGAALNAGVVEKKCNEMHALMHAAVEALNGFISMSMLEASIGAKIGIVRNDQWIAVAVLGDMAYHAVAHHERCGLGVMHL
- a CDS encoding LSU ribosomal protein L31P (PFAM: Ribosomal protein L31~TIGRFAM: ribosomal protein L31~COGs: COG0254 Ribosomal protein L31~InterPro IPR002150~KEGG: tai:Taci_0818 ribosomal protein L31~PFAM: ribosomal protein L31~SPTR: 50S ribosomal protein L31;~TIGRFAM: ribosomal protein L31), translated to MLKKDIHPEYGPCQVACACGNRFETRSTLKEIKVAVCSSCHPFYTGKRGAVVIEAGRVEKFQRKYAGTRFGKPAQETEEKEQG
- a CDS encoding thymidylate synthase (FAD) (PFAM: Thymidylate synthase complementing protein~TIGRFAM: thymidylate synthase, flavin-dependent~COGs: COG1351 alternative thymidylate synthase~InterPro IPR003669~KEGG: aco:Amico_0723 thymidylate synthase, flavin-dependent~PFAM: thymidylate synthase complementing protein ThyX~SPTR: Thymidylate synthase, flavin-dependent;~TIGRFAM: thymidylate synthase, flavin-dependent), producing the protein MSLSVELLAFTPEPDKVVAASARLCYSDVSACSLKEGMDERKSEKLLEHLLKSGHMSPFEHVAFTFAMDGLSRVCTHQLVRHRLASYSQQSQRYVLMGNPQVVVPPSIAEDAALRERYMEMVQKSFDTYKLLVESGVPKEDARYILPHSWETRIVVTMNARELHHFFGLRLCKRAQWEIREVARRMLALAREKAPMIFNMAGPACVVSGKCKEATSCGNPYTTVEEVLADVLDF